A genomic segment from Tachysurus fulvidraco isolate hzauxx_2018 chromosome 21, HZAU_PFXX_2.0, whole genome shotgun sequence encodes:
- the ccdc61 gene encoding centrosomal protein CCDC61 encodes MEVGTVIQEELKFRGVEFAVKVELQDRLLTVEISDVLTADQWSGEFDPAYIEDLTRKTGNFKQFPIFCSMLESAVSKTSESVTLDLLTYTDLELLRNRKAGVVGRPRAQQQSPALSAKRYLILIYTVEFDRIHYPLPLPYVGKPDPATLLREIRALRAGLNAMRMRGDHAVSDQETRRLRAELVVVREEKDALAEALERLRSVGTGSTSGTRGLREAVHSLEEQLLKERAKSQRSASKRGQEQRQLMEQLEELRASERALRIRVKSLTTELAVLRRGRITPVLSGRSMSKGETDFPRSASRERSVPRAGMRARSGSRERAEDRSRRSEERGRRSGSSGTRNHFSRPSPSPTGSRGPRFDPTAYVQDRQRRQKETELKNQRKVRKDMLTSPGVNERGRSRSRENVPQLVRRGSAGRGRSTSVESRRSFHSSESSMAEFEDLAKPLKSRGRKLPYNGPATIRGRHLNKKPLCSTPTQRGRESSVDTGADLSEIDARLQALQEYMRDLDTGR; translated from the exons ATGGAAGTTGGTACGGTCATACAAGAAGAACTAAAATTTCGTGGAGTTGAATTTGCTGTTAAAGTGGAACTGCAAGATCGCTTACTAACAGTCGAGATTTCAGATGTTCTGACAGCAGACCAGTGGAGTGGGGAATTTGACCCAGCAT ACATTGAAGATCTCACTCGCAAAACTGGAAACTTTAAGCAGTTCCCTATATTCTGTAGCATGCTCGAGTCTGCAGTCAGTAAG ACTAGTGAGTCGGTAACGCTCGATCTGCTGACCTACACGGACCTGGAGCTTTTGCGGAACCGGAAGGCGGGTGTGGTGGGGAGACCTCGTGCCCAGCAGCAGTCCCCAGCTCTCAGTGCTAAACGCTACCTCATCCTCATCTACACTGTGGAGTTCGATAG GATCCACTACCCATTGCCACTACCATATGTCGGAAAACCTGATCCTGCAACTCTCCTGAGAGAGATCAGGGCTCTAAGGGCTGGACTAAATGCCATGAGGATGCGAGGAGACCATGCAGTGTCAGACCAAGAGACTCGCAGACTGCGTGCAGA GCTGGTTGTGGTTAGGGAGGAGAAGGATGCGCTGGCCGAGGCTCTGGAGCGACTGCGGTCAGTCGGGACTGGCTCCACTTCAGGGACTCGGGGGCTCAGAGAAGCCGTGCACAGTCTAGAGGAGCAGCTTTtaaaagagagagcaaaaagCCAACGCTCAGCAAGCAAGAGGGGTCAAGAACAGCGTCAACTAATGGAGCAG TTGGAGGAACTGAGGGCCTCAGAGCGAGCTCTACGAATACGTGTGAAGAGTCTGACCACTGAGTTAGCCGTGTTACGCCGAGG CCGGATTACACCGGTTCTGTCAGGCCGGAGCATGTCCAAGGGTGAGACGGATTTTCCACGGTCGGCCTCAAGGGAGCGCAGTGTACCCCGAGCAGGGATGAGGGCACGCTCTGGGtccagagagagagcagaggatCGGAGCAGGAGGTCAGAAGAGAGGGGGAGAAGGTCAGGTTCTTCAGGGACACGCAACCACTTCTCACGACCTTCCCCATCTCCAACAG GATCTCGAGGGCCACGATTTGACCCAACTGCTTATGTTCAAGACCGACAACGACGCCAAAAAGAGACAGAACTCAAGAA ccAAAGGAAAGTCAGAAAGGACATGTTGACATCACCAGGTGTGAATGAGCGGGGTCGCTCACGGTCCAGAGAGAACGTCCCTCAGTTGGTCAGACGGGGGAGTGCTGGTCGGGGCAGGAGCACATCTGTGGAGAGCAGGAGGAGTTTTCATTCTTCTGAAAGCTCAATGGCTGAGTTTGAGGATCTCGCTAAGCCTCTGAAAAGCAG AGGAAGAAAACTGCCATATAATGGTCCAGCTACG ATAAGAGGAAGACACTTGAACAAAAAGCCACTGTGTAGCACTCCAACACAAAGAGGCAGAG AGAGTTCTGTAGATACAGGAGCAGACCTGTCTGAGATTGACGCTCGGCTTCAGGCCCTGCAGGAGTACATGAGAGATCTTGACACAGGACGCTAG
- the itpkca gene encoding inositol-trisphosphate 3-kinase C isoform X1 translates to MTKTPGSAVPCPDVGDMIHTLHWPTPAAQQSRVVALRSAPPPPELLVTCEPCVAQNQRKNTSGLSCGSQADEDSLCSDSGFGGSPASSLGLSGCSSVGLSPSSSFEDEDEFNVNNEGKETPTQNDVEKNKNMVNWSPVVVPLNKRAPWVQVVGHAGNFQTSGDGKLLKKYCASEQQCLQDLMHDVLRPFVPSYHGVTRRDEQDYNLMDDLLSFFDSPCIMDCKMGSRTYLEEELKKARKHPQPRNDMYEKMVAVDPEAPTPEEKVQQAVLKTRYMQWRETLSSTATLGFRIEGIKKSDGSCNTNFKRTKYKEEVVQALDGFVDSSVLLLTRYQRRLKELRLELEKSDFFKTHEVVGSSLLFVHDQSGRAGVWMIDFGKTVSVPPPLTLDHRSPWVEGNREDGYLWGLDNFIDILTDMLVVQ, encoded by the exons ATGACTAAAACGCCCGGCAGCGCTGTTCCATGTCCGGATGTTGGAGACATGATCCACACGTTACACTGGCCGACTCCAGCAGCGCAGCAAAGCCGTGTTGTCGCCCTGCGTTCTGCTCCTCCTCCACCTGAGCTGCTTGTAACCTGCGAGCCCTGTGTGGCCCAAAACCAACGGAAGAACACGAGCGGACTTTCCTGTGGCTCTCAAGCCGATGAGGATTCGCTGTGCTCGGACAGCGGCTTTGGCGGCTCCCCCGCCTCCTCTCTCGGGCTCTCAGGCTGCTCCTCTGTGGGCCTCTCGCCTTCCTCCAGTTTTGAGGACGAGGACGAGTTTAACGTTAATAATGAAGGGAAAGAAACTCCGACACAGAACGACGTG gaaaagaataaaaacatggtAAACTGGTCTCCTGTTGTGGTGCCGTTGAACAAGCGTGCTCCCTGGGTCCAAGTGGTTGGTCATGCAG GTAATTTTCAGACATCTGGTGATGGGAAGCTCCTGAAGAAGTACTGTGCGAGCGAGCAGCAGTGTCTGCAGGATCTCATGCATGACGTGCTACGGCCCTTTGTGCCGTCATACCATGGCGTGACCCGGCGAGATGAGCAGGACTACAACCTGATGGATGACTTGCTGTCTTTCTTTGACTCTCCCTGCATTATGGACTGCAAAATGGGAAGCCG GACCTACTTGGAGGAGGAACTGAAGAAAGCACGGAAGCACCCTCAGCCTCGTAATGACATGTATGAAAAGATGGTAGCGGTAGACCCTGAGGCTCCGACTCCAGAGGAAAAAGTCCAGCAAGCGGTACTTAAAACCAGATACATGCAGTGGAGAGAGACGCTGAGCTCCACAGCCACACTGGGTTTCCGAATCGAGGGCATCAAG AAATCAGACGGTTCCTGTAACACCAATTTTAAAAGGACAAAGTATAAGGAGGAGGTGGTGCAGGCGCTGGACGGCTTTGTTGACAGCAGCGTCTTACTGCTG ACAAGATACCAACGGAGATTAAAGGAGCTGCGGCTGGAGCTGGAGAAATCAGACTTCTTCAAGACGCATGAG GTGGTGGGCAGCTCTCTGCTGTTTGTTCATGACCAGAGCGGCCGTGCTGGTGTGTGGATGATCGACTTTGGAAAGACCGTCTCAGTGCCTCCTCCTCTCACGCTGGACCATCGCAGCCCATGGGTGGAGGGAAACCGGGAGGATGGCTACCTCTGGGGCCTGGAcaattttattgacattttgaCTGACATGCTCGTTGTGCAGTGA
- the itpkca gene encoding inositol-trisphosphate 3-kinase C isoform X2: protein MTKTPGSAVPCPDVGDMIHTLHWPTPAAQQSRVVALRSAPPPPELLVTCEPCVAQNQRKNTSGLSCGSQADEDSLCSDSGFGGSPASSLGLSGCSSVGLSPSSSFEDEDEFNVNNEGKETPTQNDVEKNKNMVNWSPVVVPLNKRAPWVQVVGHAGNFQTSGDGKLLKKYCASEQQCLQDLMHDVLRPFVPSYHGVTRRDEQDYNLMDDLLSFFDSPCIMDCKMGSRTYLEEELKKARKHPQPRNDMYEKMVAVDPEAPTPEEKVQQAVLKTRYMQWRETLSSTATLGFRIEGIKKSDGSCNTNFKRTKYKEEVVQALDGFVDSSVLLLTRYQRRLKELRLELEKSDFFKTHELSSCLVSLAEGGGQLSAVCS, encoded by the exons ATGACTAAAACGCCCGGCAGCGCTGTTCCATGTCCGGATGTTGGAGACATGATCCACACGTTACACTGGCCGACTCCAGCAGCGCAGCAAAGCCGTGTTGTCGCCCTGCGTTCTGCTCCTCCTCCACCTGAGCTGCTTGTAACCTGCGAGCCCTGTGTGGCCCAAAACCAACGGAAGAACACGAGCGGACTTTCCTGTGGCTCTCAAGCCGATGAGGATTCGCTGTGCTCGGACAGCGGCTTTGGCGGCTCCCCCGCCTCCTCTCTCGGGCTCTCAGGCTGCTCCTCTGTGGGCCTCTCGCCTTCCTCCAGTTTTGAGGACGAGGACGAGTTTAACGTTAATAATGAAGGGAAAGAAACTCCGACACAGAACGACGTG gaaaagaataaaaacatggtAAACTGGTCTCCTGTTGTGGTGCCGTTGAACAAGCGTGCTCCCTGGGTCCAAGTGGTTGGTCATGCAG GTAATTTTCAGACATCTGGTGATGGGAAGCTCCTGAAGAAGTACTGTGCGAGCGAGCAGCAGTGTCTGCAGGATCTCATGCATGACGTGCTACGGCCCTTTGTGCCGTCATACCATGGCGTGACCCGGCGAGATGAGCAGGACTACAACCTGATGGATGACTTGCTGTCTTTCTTTGACTCTCCCTGCATTATGGACTGCAAAATGGGAAGCCG GACCTACTTGGAGGAGGAACTGAAGAAAGCACGGAAGCACCCTCAGCCTCGTAATGACATGTATGAAAAGATGGTAGCGGTAGACCCTGAGGCTCCGACTCCAGAGGAAAAAGTCCAGCAAGCGGTACTTAAAACCAGATACATGCAGTGGAGAGAGACGCTGAGCTCCACAGCCACACTGGGTTTCCGAATCGAGGGCATCAAG AAATCAGACGGTTCCTGTAACACCAATTTTAAAAGGACAAAGTATAAGGAGGAGGTGGTGCAGGCGCTGGACGGCTTTGTTGACAGCAGCGTCTTACTGCTG ACAAGATACCAACGGAGATTAAAGGAGCTGCGGCTGGAGCTGGAGAAATCAGACTTCTTCAAGACGCATGAG TTAAGCAGTTGCCTTGTGTCTTTGGCTGAAGGTGGTGGGCAGCTCTCTGCTGTTTGTTCATGA